One window of Bifidobacterium pseudocatenulatum DSM 20438 = JCM 1200 = LMG 10505 genomic DNA carries:
- a CDS encoding ATP-binding cassette domain-containing protein translates to MENFAYNNVDYLELKSVSFGYNDNEVLHDVSMRLEKGGRYAIIGPSGSGKTTIINTITGLYSANSGAIAINESLLDGQHLEEWRRWFTVVSQDNLLFSTTIKENLFFGLDFVPSEKDINKCLKNACLDEIISVGDLEKSVGEQGMSLSGGQRQRLQIARACLRKAPILILDEATSNLDVKTERRVLDNLLRSHEYDISIVISHRLSTIIDSDVIFFIEDGYLLDQGDHRELIERCPAYRFFVQNQLLKD, encoded by the coding sequence ATGGAAAACTTTGCGTATAATAATGTTGATTATTTGGAACTGAAAAGCGTTTCATTTGGTTACAATGATAATGAAGTTCTTCATGATGTTAGTATGAGGTTGGAAAAGGGTGGTCGATATGCAATTATTGGACCATCTGGATCCGGGAAAACGACTATTATTAATACAATAACAGGTCTATATAGTGCAAATTCTGGAGCCATTGCTATCAATGAGAGCTTGCTTGATGGGCAGCATCTAGAAGAGTGGAGAAGGTGGTTTACTGTCGTCTCTCAAGATAATCTCCTTTTCTCTACAACAATTAAAGAAAATTTATTTTTTGGTCTTGATTTTGTGCCATCAGAAAAAGACATTAATAAATGTTTGAAAAATGCTTGCTTAGATGAAATTATTTCCGTTGGTGATTTGGAAAAGAGTGTTGGTGAGCAGGGGATGTCTTTGTCTGGTGGACAGCGACAGAGATTGCAGATTGCGAGAGCTTGTTTAAGGAAAGCTCCGATACTTATTTTGGATGAGGCAACGTCGAATCTTGATGTGAAGACAGAAAGACGTGTGCTTGATAACCTATTAAGATCGCATGAGTATGATATTTCAATTGTCATTTCACATCGCTTGTCTACGATAATAGACTCAGACGTTATTTTCTTTATTGAAGATGGTTATCTTTTGGATCAGGGGGATCATCGAGAGCTCATTGAAAGATGTCCAGCGTATAGATTTTTTGTTCAAAATCAACTCTTGAAGGATTGA
- a CDS encoding ABC transporter transmembrane domain-containing protein, translating into MLKFMRISKRMILGVVCSIAGSTLSFFVPLLIKDFIDNKKFDLSLLYVFPFLFAAQFILCAIGGLLISTEADLHVAELRIQAMDIIFEKDMLFFDNENSGEIASGIVYDISLVRNFVAASIPQFVSSVINILFSVVALTVINYRLSILVLIIFPAVMILAVPLGIFNNRNAMMLQERIGKLNTFTSEIVRSMRTVKLCNAERCMLLKFKKRVNEIKEVNLLNDKVYSFVTPVQNLISIFCTGVIVCYGVHLMDVHLLTYGSFVAYVMLFFQLVTPVGGLFTFYLSCQTIKGSLKRINRVIGSQEK; encoded by the coding sequence ATGCTTAAATTTATGCGAATTAGCAAGAGAATGATTCTTGGCGTGGTTTGCAGTATCGCTGGATCGACGTTATCATTCTTTGTTCCTCTTTTGATAAAAGATTTTATAGATAATAAAAAATTTGATCTTAGTTTACTGTATGTATTCCCTTTTCTTTTTGCGGCGCAATTCATATTGTGTGCAATTGGTGGATTGCTAATTTCAACTGAGGCCGATCTTCATGTGGCGGAATTGCGTATTCAGGCTATGGATATAATTTTTGAGAAAGATATGCTCTTTTTTGACAATGAAAATAGCGGTGAAATCGCCAGTGGAATAGTATATGATATCTCTCTGGTCAGGAATTTTGTGGCGGCTAGTATTCCTCAGTTTGTTTCGAGTGTTATCAATATACTGTTTTCCGTCGTTGCTCTTACTGTAATTAACTACAGACTATCTATTTTGGTTCTAATTATCTTTCCTGCAGTGATGATACTGGCTGTTCCCTTAGGTATATTTAATAACAGAAATGCGATGATGCTGCAAGAGAGAATTGGTAAATTAAATACGTTTACTTCAGAAATAGTGCGAAGTATGCGCACTGTTAAGTTATGTAATGCAGAGAGATGTATGCTTCTAAAATTCAAGAAACGAGTAAATGAAATAAAAGAAGTTAATCTCTTGAATGACAAAGTATATTCTTTTGTTACGCCCGTTCAAAATCTGATTTCGATTTTTTGTACTGGGGTCATTGTTTGCTATGGTGTTCATCTGATGGACGTACATCTCTTGACATACGGTTCGTTTGTTGCATATGTAATGTTATTCTTTCAGCTGGTTACTCCAGTAGGTGGTTTATTTACCTTTTATTTGAGTTGTCAAACAATCAAAGGTTCCTTAAAAAGAATCAACCGTGTCATCGGATCTCAAGAGAAGTAG
- a CDS encoding DsbA family protein encodes MKRLNEREKQTILGLFTVFIIIILLASAFIGLFMSRNSASDAKDIKKAYESLSEVKRKPTNATNDGGLLVQVGSKKDIPTVEFYLDPLCPACAQIDRTLNDDIGKMYTSGQIKLEIHPVIFLDKCSSDHYSARVSGSIAYISEKDPKHVVAFISEIFDEKFQPSEVDYVEMSDEKIIEQAIKAGISREIAKESLNGQYDEWIEKSNDYTILRSDLIAPGREGFATPLIRVNKRIWSMKDMALDDLSDAFVESLGLKPEEVGDEDVKPRIGSKGKLLKTNTKYLAEKSDA; translated from the coding sequence ATGAAAAGATTGAATGAAAGAGAAAAGCAAACAATTCTCGGATTGTTTACTGTATTTATAATTATTATACTTCTCGCCAGTGCATTTATTGGGCTTTTCATGTCTAGAAACAGTGCAAGTGACGCTAAAGATATAAAAAAAGCGTATGAGTCATTATCAGAAGTGAAAAGAAAACCTACAAACGCAACAAATGATGGCGGGCTACTGGTGCAAGTTGGGTCAAAAAAAGATATTCCGACTGTAGAATTTTATTTAGATCCCCTATGTCCGGCTTGTGCACAAATTGATAGAACATTAAATGATGATATAGGAAAAATGTATACGAGTGGTCAGATTAAGCTTGAAATTCATCCTGTGATTTTTTTAGACAAGTGTTCATCTGACCATTATTCGGCCAGAGTATCGGGATCCATAGCCTACATTTCAGAAAAAGATCCAAAGCATGTCGTTGCATTCATTTCAGAAATATTTGATGAAAAGTTCCAGCCTTCAGAAGTAGATTATGTAGAAATGTCTGATGAAAAGATAATCGAACAAGCGATTAAAGCGGGAATATCTAGAGAAATTGCAAAGGAAAGTTTAAATGGACAGTACGATGAATGGATTGAAAAAAGTAATGATTACACAATACTACGAAGCGACCTAATAGCTCCAGGGAGGGAGGGGTTTGCGACGCCATTGATTAGGGTAAATAAGAGAATTTGGTCAATGAAGGATATGGCGCTTGATGACTTATCAGATGCTTTTGTTGAAAGCTTAGGATTAAAACCTGAAGAAGTTGGTGATGAGGATGTTAAACCTAGAATAGGCAGTAAAGGAAAGTTGCTTAAAACTAATACAAAATATTTGGCGGAAAAATCTGATGCTTAA
- a CDS encoding GNAT family N-acetyltransferase — protein sequence MTSEMIMLRPMRRTDFPALEELVRQAWYVDDESDDNGNVPNDERGLRKYKLRKAIHLRNMHRLAAIDMHDFLSRTTEATVAERDGRVLGVVLGSLRSRVTTAQRIRHAITRNCLALPLLTSKDGRRGLADQIAILQADEMLKRDAGKSYQAEVTLFVVSPEARGMGVGRKLFNHMLDVFRDAGMNEYFLFTDTTCDYGFYDYRGLTRKAERTVRRDSFTQGGLEDGALSFFLYEGRC from the coding sequence ATGACTTCAGAAATGATTATGCTCCGACCGATGCGTCGCACGGATTTTCCCGCGCTTGAAGAGCTTGTCCGTCAGGCTTGGTATGTGGATGATGAGTCGGATGATAATGGGAATGTTCCGAACGATGAGCGCGGGTTGCGTAAGTATAAGCTGCGCAAGGCGATTCACTTGCGTAATATGCATCGACTCGCGGCCATCGACATGCATGATTTTCTTTCCCGCACCACCGAGGCTACGGTCGCTGAACGTGATGGTCGGGTGCTTGGCGTGGTATTGGGCTCGTTGAGATCCCGTGTTACCACAGCGCAGAGGATACGTCATGCTATTACGCGAAATTGCTTGGCGTTGCCCTTGTTGACAAGCAAGGATGGCCGTCGAGGACTTGCCGATCAGATTGCGATTTTGCAGGCCGATGAAATGTTGAAGCGAGATGCCGGCAAAAGCTATCAGGCTGAGGTAACGCTGTTCGTGGTTTCCCCGGAAGCGAGGGGCATGGGCGTCGGTCGTAAGCTGTTCAACCACATGCTTGACGTGTTTCGTGATGCTGGAATGAACGAGTATTTCCTCTTCACTGACACTACCTGCGATTACGGTTTTTATGATTACCGTGGTTTGACGCGTAAAGCGGAACGTACTGTACGCAGGGACTCCTTTACGCAAGGCGGTCTGGAAGACGGCGCGCTTTCCTTCTTCTTGTATGAGGGGCGTTGCTGA
- a CDS encoding ElyC/SanA/YdcF family protein codes for MATLVRRIAGALCIVLAAVCVCYAFAVRNTHSGTVFWIVWLAFAALFAVLGFGVLFQWWAMLPRLVRGVAIAVACVGLVAFGTVEGCIVSQMHAQGKSDLDYVVVLGAQVRKSGPSLVLRYRLDKAIEYLDENPNTICIVSGGKGPNEPFPEAQGMADYLKEHGIAEQRILEEPESKTTEENIVNSKKLISDDNASVGVITNNFHMFRALQIADKYGLDNAQGIAAGSPPNMLVNNMVREFFAEIKFLL; via the coding sequence ATGGCAACGTTGGTTAGACGAATTGCGGGCGCGCTATGCATAGTGCTCGCCGCGGTATGTGTTTGTTACGCTTTCGCAGTGCGTAACACGCATTCCGGCACAGTATTCTGGATTGTCTGGCTAGCATTCGCGGCGCTGTTCGCCGTGCTTGGATTCGGAGTGCTCTTCCAATGGTGGGCGATGCTGCCAAGACTGGTCAGAGGTGTGGCGATCGCAGTCGCATGCGTCGGTCTGGTCGCATTCGGCACGGTGGAAGGTTGCATCGTCAGTCAAATGCATGCGCAAGGCAAATCGGATCTTGATTATGTGGTGGTGCTCGGCGCCCAAGTGCGTAAGTCCGGCCCGAGCCTTGTACTTCGCTACCGTCTCGACAAGGCCATCGAATATTTGGATGAGAATCCGAATACCATCTGCATCGTTTCCGGCGGAAAAGGACCGAATGAACCGTTCCCCGAAGCCCAAGGCATGGCTGACTATCTTAAGGAACATGGCATTGCCGAACAGCGCATTCTTGAGGAGCCGGAGTCAAAAACCACTGAGGAAAACATTGTCAACAGCAAGAAGCTGATCAGTGACGATAATGCTTCCGTAGGGGTGATCACCAACAATTTCCACATGTTCCGCGCGTTGCAGATTGCCGACAAATATGGTTTGGACAACGCCCAAGGCATTGCGGCTGGCTCTCCCCCGAACATGCTCGTCAACAATATGGTTCGCGAGTTTTTCGCCGAAATCAAATTCCTGCTGTAA
- the tig gene encoding trigger factor has protein sequence MKISVRNLEPTKVKLTVTVDPEEFNPYLDNARKEIAKQVNVPGFRKGHVPGKIIDQRIGFGAVAGEAVNNGVPELYSKALEEKGIRPMAQPEIDVQEVPESAKDETKLKFVATVERRPDIELPEIDGMEIEVAKAEITDEDINNRLEALRQRFGTLVGVDRPAAKGDYANIDLTAEIDGEVVDSQEGVSYELGSETMLDGLDEALEGLSAGEETTFEGTLEAGEHEGEKAQVKVKVNSVKAEELPELDDDFASEASEFDTLDELKEDLKKAASQDAEGRQATAARDAFIAKLEEGLEIPVPKGVKAEMVEQQLKGVTADPANATKEQKAEAEETVEKELRDQMVLDVLAEKLDVKVSQSDVFNFLASIAQQYGMDPNAFIQAIMRNGQLGSAVQEVGRSKGLLAGMRAVTFKSEGETLDLSAFLGEAAEDEEAESVEAASAAAAVADELASEE, from the coding sequence GTGAAAATCAGCGTCAGGAATCTTGAGCCGACCAAGGTGAAGCTCACCGTCACCGTTGATCCGGAAGAGTTCAACCCGTATCTCGACAATGCTCGCAAGGAAATCGCCAAGCAGGTCAACGTGCCTGGCTTCCGCAAGGGCCACGTGCCCGGCAAGATCATCGACCAGCGCATCGGCTTCGGTGCCGTTGCTGGCGAAGCCGTGAACAACGGTGTGCCGGAGCTGTACTCCAAGGCTCTCGAAGAAAAGGGCATCCGTCCGATGGCCCAGCCGGAAATCGACGTTCAGGAAGTTCCGGAATCCGCCAAGGACGAGACCAAGCTGAAGTTTGTGGCCACCGTTGAGCGTCGCCCGGACATCGAACTGCCGGAAATCGACGGCATGGAGATCGAGGTCGCCAAGGCCGAAATCACCGACGAAGACATCAACAACCGTCTGGAAGCCCTGCGCCAGCGTTTCGGCACCCTCGTGGGTGTGGATCGCCCGGCCGCCAAGGGTGACTATGCCAACATCGACCTGACCGCCGAAATCGACGGCGAAGTGGTCGACTCCCAGGAAGGCGTGAGCTACGAGCTCGGCTCCGAAACCATGCTTGACGGTCTGGATGAGGCTCTCGAAGGCCTGTCCGCCGGCGAAGAGACCACCTTCGAAGGTACCTTGGAAGCAGGCGAGCACGAAGGCGAGAAGGCTCAGGTCAAGGTCAAGGTCAACTCCGTCAAGGCTGAAGAGCTGCCGGAACTCGACGACGACTTCGCTTCTGAAGCCTCTGAGTTCGACACCCTCGACGAGCTGAAGGAAGACCTCAAGAAGGCCGCTTCCCAGGATGCCGAAGGTCGTCAGGCCACCGCAGCTCGTGACGCTTTCATCGCCAAGCTCGAAGAGGGCCTGGAGATTCCGGTGCCGAAGGGCGTCAAGGCTGAAATGGTTGAGCAGCAGCTCAAGGGCGTGACCGCTGATCCGGCCAATGCCACCAAGGAGCAGAAGGCCGAAGCTGAAGAAACCGTCGAAAAGGAACTGCGCGACCAGATGGTGCTCGACGTGCTCGCCGAGAAGCTGGACGTCAAGGTCTCCCAGTCCGACGTGTTCAACTTCCTCGCTTCCATCGCCCAGCAGTACGGCATGGATCCGAACGCCTTCATCCAGGCCATCATGCGCAACGGCCAGCTCGGCTCCGCAGTGCAGGAAGTTGGCCGTTCCAAGGGCCTGCTTGCCGGCATGCGTGCCGTGACCTTCAAGTCCGAGGGTGAAACCTTGGATTTGAGCGCCTTCCTCGGCGAAGCCGCTGAAGATGAAGAAGCCGAGAGCGTTGAAGCTGCTTCCGCAGCCGCCGCTGTGGCTGACGAACTCGCTTCCGAAGAGTGA
- a CDS encoding HRDC domain-containing protein, whose product MTDEPRLQAEPREGVPDVIDTLPAFREYCSALASSHGSLAADAERASGFRYGHDDWLVQFKRDGAGIGLLDPQALAAEGADWNDFNRAVGDAVWILHDSLQDLPGFNDLGLKPQRLFDTEIAARLLGMKRFGLAAVTEHYLGLTLAKEHSAADWSYRPLPRDWRNYAALDVELLIELETTMRAELQKQGKIEWAEEEFDYALREGTAPRKEHPIPWLRISHITEIMKDRQALAVAKALWTKRDELAREYDISPTLLLADSTIIEVAERKPHNAAQFRAVRSINERVRIQAGAEQEKMFERYAPIQRKIKPSMWKRIIQQALDLPESEWPVIESGNPQNQEAQSISAPRATRVWRERYPERLATLDKARKMVAQIAEDTRTPADVIIKPQYLRNLCWTDEPQKRDVAQFLTEQGARAWQVALVAESVSRAIM is encoded by the coding sequence TTGACTGACGAGCCAAGGTTGCAGGCCGAGCCGCGTGAGGGCGTGCCCGATGTGATCGACACCCTACCGGCATTCCGCGAGTACTGCAGCGCATTGGCGTCTTCGCATGGGTCTTTGGCTGCGGATGCGGAACGTGCGTCTGGCTTCCGATACGGTCATGACGATTGGTTGGTGCAATTCAAAAGAGACGGTGCCGGCATAGGATTGCTTGATCCGCAGGCATTGGCTGCGGAAGGTGCCGATTGGAACGATTTCAATCGTGCGGTGGGCGATGCGGTATGGATTCTGCATGATTCTTTGCAGGATCTACCGGGATTCAATGATCTTGGATTGAAGCCGCAGCGGTTGTTCGACACCGAGATCGCCGCGAGACTGCTCGGCATGAAACGGTTCGGTTTGGCCGCCGTTACGGAGCATTACTTGGGATTGACACTTGCCAAAGAGCATTCCGCGGCCGACTGGTCGTACAGGCCGCTGCCCCGAGACTGGCGTAATTATGCGGCGCTGGACGTTGAATTGCTGATCGAGCTTGAAACGACCATGCGCGCCGAACTGCAAAAGCAAGGCAAGATCGAATGGGCTGAGGAGGAATTCGATTACGCGCTGCGCGAAGGGACTGCGCCACGCAAGGAGCATCCCATCCCATGGCTGCGTATTTCACATATCACCGAAATCATGAAGGACCGCCAGGCCCTGGCCGTGGCGAAAGCATTATGGACCAAACGAGATGAACTGGCACGCGAATACGATATTTCGCCGACACTGCTGCTCGCCGACAGCACCATCATCGAAGTGGCGGAACGCAAGCCGCATAACGCCGCGCAATTCAGGGCGGTCCGTTCCATCAACGAGCGTGTACGCATCCAAGCCGGTGCCGAACAGGAGAAAATGTTCGAACGTTACGCGCCGATCCAACGTAAAATCAAGCCAAGCATGTGGAAGAGAATAATCCAACAGGCGCTTGATCTGCCGGAAAGCGAATGGCCGGTCATCGAAAGCGGCAATCCCCAAAACCAGGAGGCGCAGAGCATATCCGCTCCACGAGCGACGCGAGTCTGGAGGGAACGTTATCCGGAACGTCTCGCAACGCTTGACAAGGCACGCAAGATGGTGGCGCAGATAGCGGAAGACACGCGTACCCCCGCGGACGTCATCATCAAACCGCAGTATCTGCGCAACCTGTGTTGGACCGACGAACCGCAAAAACGTGACGTTGCGCAATTCCTCACCGAGCAGGGCGCGAGGGCGTGGCAGGTCGCGCTGGTTGCAGAGTCCGTGAGTCGCGCTATCATGTAG
- a CDS encoding DUF3000 family protein, with product MVDIYAFPQGTPNEARATGRGSCAYADPPEQMLTRPSGVPDKVWDAVLSVERMPRLPSVSYREIPVPCAMASFGIGVEMQCDEARSTGWIMVLYSHKYRNDWHSHWRCVAFAALPLSGGEGDCLIPSMYWDAMMDRVGSYDVEHVSGTVTVTKSTTFGTQSDAPETGCEIRVSWTPLDYADGGLDAGAQVGAWARFLRSMTQSEEDYPVD from the coding sequence ATGGTGGACATCTATGCTTTTCCTCAAGGCACGCCCAACGAAGCGCGTGCCACAGGTAGGGGATCGTGCGCCTACGCCGACCCTCCTGAACAAATGTTGACCCGACCTTCCGGCGTGCCAGACAAGGTATGGGACGCCGTGCTTTCCGTAGAACGTATGCCTCGATTACCAAGCGTGTCGTATCGTGAGATTCCAGTGCCGTGCGCCATGGCGAGTTTCGGCATTGGAGTTGAGATGCAATGCGACGAGGCGCGTTCCACAGGCTGGATCATGGTGTTGTATTCGCACAAATACCGAAATGACTGGCATTCTCATTGGCGTTGCGTCGCTTTCGCCGCGTTGCCGTTGTCTGGAGGCGAAGGCGATTGTCTGATACCGTCCATGTATTGGGATGCGATGATGGACCGTGTCGGTTCGTACGATGTCGAACATGTTTCGGGAACCGTCACAGTCACGAAAAGCACGACGTTTGGCACTCAGTCCGACGCTCCCGAAACCGGATGTGAGATTCGTGTGTCTTGGACGCCACTAGACTATGCCGATGGAGGCCTTGACGCGGGCGCCCAAGTGGGCGCGTGGGCTAGGTTCCTCCGGTCCATGACGCAATCCGAGGAGGATTATCCCGTTGACTGA
- the pflA gene encoding pyruvate formate-lyase-activating protein, translating to MSENVHFRSTTRHMLRESQNYVNQTLMGGLSGFESPIGLDRRDRINALKSGDIGFVHSWDINTSVDGPGTRMTVFMSGCPLRCQYCQNPDTWKMRDGKPVYYEAMVKKIERYVDLFKATHGGITFSGGESMMQPAFVSRVFRAAKEMGVHTCLDTSGFLGASYTDDMLNDIDLCLLDVKSGDEETYKKVTGGILQPTIDFGQRLAKAGKKIWVRFVLVPGLTSSEENVENVAKICESFGDAVEHIDVLGFHQLGRPKWHMLNIPYPLEDQKGPSEAMKQRVVEQFQSHGFTVY from the coding sequence ATGTCTGAGAACGTACATTTTCGCTCCACAACAAGGCATATGCTCAGAGAATCGCAAAACTACGTCAACCAAACGCTTATGGGAGGGCTGTCAGGCTTCGAATCGCCGATCGGCCTGGACCGGCGTGACCGCATCAACGCGCTGAAAAGCGGTGATATCGGCTTCGTGCATTCCTGGGACATCAACACGTCCGTCGACGGTCCGGGAACACGCATGACCGTCTTCATGAGCGGTTGCCCATTGCGTTGCCAGTATTGCCAGAATCCGGATACGTGGAAAATGCGTGACGGCAAGCCCGTCTATTACGAGGCCATGGTCAAAAAGATCGAACGCTATGTGGATCTTTTCAAGGCGACGCATGGCGGTATCACCTTCTCGGGCGGCGAATCCATGATGCAACCAGCATTCGTCTCCCGCGTGTTCCGTGCGGCCAAGGAGATGGGCGTGCACACCTGCCTCGATACTTCCGGATTCCTTGGCGCAAGCTATACCGACGACATGCTGAACGACATCGACCTGTGTCTGCTTGATGTCAAGTCTGGCGATGAGGAAACCTACAAGAAGGTGACTGGCGGCATTCTGCAACCGACCATCGATTTCGGACAGCGTCTGGCCAAGGCCGGCAAGAAGATCTGGGTGCGTTTCGTACTCGTGCCCGGACTCACCTCATCCGAGGAAAACGTTGAGAATGTGGCGAAGATCTGCGAGTCGTTCGGCGACGCAGTGGAACATATCGATGTGCTTGGATTCCACCAGCTTGGCCGTCCAAAATGGCATATGCTCAACATTCCCTACCCGTTGGAAGACCAGAAGGGGCCGTCCGAGGCAATGAAACAGCGTGTGGTGGAACAATTCCAATCGCACGGCTTCACCGTCTACTAA
- the pflB gene encoding formate C-acetyltransferase — protein MAAVDATAVSPEELQAKAWEGFAEGNWQKDIDVRDFIQKNYTPYEGDESFLADATEKTKHLWQYLDDNYLAVERKQRVYDVDTHTPAGIDAFGAGYIDSPEVDNVVVGLQTDVPCKRAMMPNGGWRMVEQAIKEAGKEPDPEIKKIFTKYRKTHNDGVFGVYTKQIKVARHNKILTGLPDAYGRGRIIGDYRRVALYGVNTLIKFKQRDKDSVPYRNDFTEPEIEHWIRFREEHDEQIKALKQLINLGNEYGLDLSRPAQTAQEAVQWTYMGYLASVKSQDGAAMSFGRVSTFFDVYFERDLKSGKITETDAQEIIDNLVMKLRIVRFLRTKDYDAIFSGDPYWATWSDAGFGDDGRTLVTKTSFRLLDTLTLEHLGPGPEPNITIFWDPKLPEAYKRFCAKISIDTSAIQYESDKEIRSHWGDDAAIACCVSPMRVGKQMQFFAARVNSAKALLYAINGGRDEMTGMQVIDKGVIEPIQPESDGSLDYEKVKANYEKALEWLSETYVMALNIIHYMHDKYAYESIEMALHDKEVYRTLGCGMSGLSIAADSLSACKYAKVYPIYNKDAKTTPGHEDEYVEGADDDLIVGYRTEGEFPLYGNDDDRADEIAKWVVSTVMGQVKRLPVYRGAVPTQSILTITSNVEYGKATGAFPSGHKKGTPYAPGANPENGMDSHGMLPSMFSVGKIDYNDALDGISLTNTITPDGLGRDEDERIGNLVGILDAGNGHGLYHANINVLRKEQLEDAVEHPEKYPHLTVRVSGYAVNFVKLTKEQQLDVISRTFHQGAVVD, from the coding sequence ATGGCAGCAGTTGATGCGACGGCAGTCTCCCCGGAAGAGCTTCAGGCTAAGGCTTGGGAAGGCTTCGCTGAGGGCAACTGGCAGAAGGACATTGATGTCCGTGACTTTATTCAGAAGAACTATACGCCTTATGAGGGCGACGAGTCCTTCCTGGCTGACGCCACCGAGAAGACCAAGCACCTGTGGCAGTACCTCGATGACAACTATCTGGCCGTGGAGCGCAAGCAGCGCGTCTACGACGTCGACACCCACACACCGGCTGGCATCGACGCATTCGGCGCCGGTTACATCGACTCTCCGGAAGTCGACAATGTGGTTGTCGGTCTGCAGACCGACGTTCCTTGCAAGCGCGCCATGATGCCGAACGGCGGTTGGCGTATGGTCGAGCAGGCCATCAAGGAAGCCGGCAAGGAGCCGGATCCGGAAATCAAGAAGATTTTCACCAAGTACCGCAAGACCCACAATGACGGCGTCTTCGGCGTGTACACCAAGCAGATCAAGGTTGCCCGCCACAACAAGATCCTCACCGGCCTGCCGGATGCCTACGGCCGTGGCCGCATCATCGGCGATTACCGTCGTGTGGCACTGTATGGTGTGAACACCCTGATCAAGTTCAAGCAGCGTGACAAGGACTCCGTGCCGTACCGCAACGACTTCACCGAGCCGGAGATCGAGCACTGGATCCGCTTCCGCGAGGAGCATGACGAGCAGATCAAGGCCCTGAAGCAGCTGATCAACCTCGGCAACGAATATGGTCTTGACCTGTCCCGTCCGGCACAGACCGCTCAGGAAGCAGTGCAGTGGACCTACATGGGCTACCTCGCTTCCGTCAAGAGCCAGGATGGCGCCGCAATGTCGTTCGGCCGCGTCTCCACCTTCTTCGACGTGTACTTCGAGCGTGACCTGAAGTCCGGTAAGATCACCGAGACCGACGCACAGGAGATCATCGACAACTTGGTCATGAAGTTGCGTATCGTGCGCTTCCTGCGTACCAAGGATTACGACGCGATCTTCTCCGGCGATCCGTACTGGGCGACTTGGTCCGACGCAGGCTTCGGCGATGATGGCCGTACGCTGGTCACCAAGACCTCCTTCCGTCTGCTCGACACCCTGACCCTCGAGCACCTTGGACCTGGCCCGGAGCCGAACATCACCATCTTCTGGGATCCGAAGCTGCCGGAAGCCTACAAGCGCTTCTGCGCCAAGATCTCCATCGACACCTCGGCAATCCAGTACGAGTCCGACAAGGAAATCCGCTCCCACTGGGGCGATGACGCCGCCATCGCATGCTGCGTCTCCCCGATGCGCGTGGGCAAGCAGATGCAGTTCTTCGCAGCTCGTGTGAACTCCGCCAAGGCTCTGCTGTACGCCATCAACGGCGGCCGCGACGAAATGACCGGCATGCAGGTCATCGACAAGGGCGTTATCGAGCCGATCCAGCCGGAATCCGACGGCTCATTGGATTACGAGAAGGTCAAGGCCAACTACGAGAAGGCTCTCGAATGGCTGTCCGAGACCTACGTGATGGCTCTGAACATCATCCATTACATGCACGATAAGTATGCATACGAGTCCATCGAGATGGCTCTGCACGACAAGGAAGTGTACCGTACCCTCGGTTGTGGTATGTCCGGCCTGTCCATCGCAGCCGACTCCCTGTCCGCATGCAAGTACGCCAAGGTCTACCCGATCTACAACAAGGACGCCAAGACCACTCCGGGCCATGAGGACGAGTACGTCGAAGGCGCCGATGACGATCTGATCGTCGGCTACCGCACCGAGGGTGAGTTCCCGCTGTACGGCAACGATGATGATCGCGCCGACGAGATCGCCAAGTGGGTTGTCTCCACCGTCATGGGCCAGGTCAAGCGCCTGCCGGTGTACCGCGGAGCGGTCCCGACCCAGTCCATCCTGACCATCACCTCCAACGTGGAATACGGCAAGGCCACCGGCGCCTTCCCGTCCGGCCACAAGAAGGGCACCCCGTATGCTCCGGGCGCAAACCCGGAGAACGGCATGGACTCCCATGGCATGCTGCCTTCCATGTTCTCCGTCGGCAAGATCGACTACAACGACGCTCTTGACGGCATCTCGCTGACCAACACCATCACCCCTGATGGCTTGGGCCGCGACGAGGATGAGCGCATCGGCAACCTCGTGGGCATTCTGGACGCCGGCAACGGCCACGGTCTGTACCACGCCAACATCAACGTGCTGCGCAAGGAACAGCTCGAGGATGCCGTCGAGCATCCGGAAAAGTACCCGCACCTGACCGTGCGCGTCTCCGGCTACGCGGTGAACTTCGTCAAGCTCACCAAGGAGCAGCAGCTCGACGTGATCTCCCGTACGTTCCACCAGGGCGCCGTCGTCGACTGA